The genomic interval AGGTTTGCTTAGTTGTTCTATAAATATATCCTTTGTAGCTTCTTTCATTAAATCCATTATATCAAGAATGGCAATATCACTTTTGCTGATACTTTTTTCTGCAAAACCTTTGCAGTAATTGCATTCATTACATACCTTCGTGCAAAAACAAGGATCATCAACAAACTTTTTTAAAAACCCATCAAGTTTGGAATTGTCAATTTTGCACCCAGCTATTGTTAAAGGCTTGCTGCTTGAAAACAATTCTAAAAGGCTGATCAAATTTCCGTCATAGTGCTCCTCAATATAATGAGATACTGCTTTTGAAGGGCTGCCAGAATATACATTTGTTCTACCTTGAATTTTAAAATAGTTGATCCCAATATCATAATAATAATGAATATCTTCTGGCCTTATCCAGTTTAACTTCATATAGCTTTCCGGCCCAATATGAATATATTGGCACCTTGAGCTGAAATATGAGCATTCATCCCTATTTGTATGGGAATGAGAAAAACTGTTGTAATGGAACATCTTAAACGGACAATCATTTACGCAAAAAGAATTTATGATAATTTCCAAGTCTCCTGTATAAACCTTCCTTATACTTTTAAGGGTATTAAAATCCCTATAAATGTCTTCGTCCAGGACAATACGTTTTATACCTAATTTTTCATAATATTCAGCTTTATGCGGGCTATTTATCTGAGAAACTGTTGAAGCTTTAATCTTCAAGTTTGGAGCTGTGTATTTTGCTATTTCCATCAACGAAGGAAGTGATATTGTTACCCAACTTATTCCTATTCCATCCAGCATTTCAAAAAAATCTTTAACTCTTTTGAACCCTGATTTTGAAATTTCTTCATTAGACATGCAAGTTGCATTTATTACATAGTTAAATTGGATCCCGTTTTCATTGCAATATTTTACATAGTCTTCTAATTTACCCCTATCCACCACTGGAAGTCCTTTGGGAGCTCTGCATGAACCAAAGACTGTATCAGGTGCTAATTGTCCATAGATTTCAATTATTTTTGAATCTCCATATTTATTGTTTATTTCGCAGTATTCATCTATAGTTTCATTTTTAAAATCCGAGGGCATGCAAAAATATTTCATGTTAATTCTCCTCCGTCCTATAATACTAACTTTAGCAATACGATTGAAATGATACTTCCACAAACAATTGCATAAAATAAACTATGTATTAATTGTATTATTTGTATTATTTTTTATGCAAGCGAAGGCCAAATCATTAGCAGCTTTCATCCCGCTCTGTAAGGCACCCTGCATCCAGCGATGCACAGCCGATATGTGATCACCGGCCATAAACACCCGGTTATCATACTCAGGTAAAGCCATCCCATATGAAAACAATCTTTTTTGCTCCGGTGTAAAAAAGCATAGTGCTCCTCTCGCCCAAGGATGGCTGTTCCAATCCAATGTTTTGCTGTCCAACACTATATTATCCAAATAGCCCTTTTGCAGCCCGTGAACCATTTCAACCTCACGCTTAACCTCTTCAATACGAAGATCAGGCCTCATATTCCCCAATCTTACAGCATCCATGTTATAGTTATAAGAAGCAATCAATACTCCCGGCAGAGATACCAGATTTTTTTGATTTTGCATTGACAGACAAAGCTTTGTATAAGGGTAACTCCCATAGTTCATTATCATCTGCTTTTTACAGTACTGTGCATGGTCTGCCGGATACCAGATTGAAGTTATAGGAAGATCTGTATATGATCCCCCTCCAATAATCTGCTCATCCTCTTCCCCTTCTTCCCAAAAACGCCTTCTGCATAAAACCAGCGATTTCATAGCGTCTATATAATTTACTTCTTTTATGGCCTGCATCTTAATGCTGCTAAAGAGAGGGTTAATATCCACACTTCGCAAAGTAGAAAACGGAATTGCACATATTACATAATCAAAATTCTCATAAGAGTCCTTCCTATTTCCTTTATTCCTATATGCCAGTGAGACTCTTCCGCTTTCAGGCACTTTATAAATTCCTGTAATCCAATTTCCAAGCCTTACTTTGACCTTTCCGAGATAGTTTACCGGAATTTTAGGGTAATCTCCGGATGGGTTATTACTTATAAGTGAATTTAAAAATGCATATGGCAGCTTGGCAGTTCCTCCAGGTATCTCATACAGGAATGAGAGGTTTGCAGGATAATTGGCCTGTGCAATATCAATATAACTGTTGTATAAGTTTTGGCCTGCTAAAGGAGATAGGTTTGAAATGAGATTGATTGCTCCTTGGCTTAGTGCAGCTGCCTCCATTATAGTTCTGTTGCTTTGACAGTCCCAATAAAGAATATTATCATTATAAAGAGGTTTAACTTGAAGCAGCTCACTCCTCTTCATAGCATCAGCATATAACAGAGGCCTTTCAAGACCGTAATATACAAGCTGCTGCCATGGAGTTCTTTTCTCCCATTCATTCAGATCATATTTTGGGTATATCTTTTTCATCACATTTTCACCTTTGGCATCGTTTCTGACCCTTGTATGCTTTAGATAAATAAGAGCATTCTCATTTGTTTGTATAAACGGTCTGGTTGGCAGCTTAAAAAGGCTTATGTAGTGCCAAACAGTTTCGTGTGATACAGGTATACGCATAGATCCAAGTTCCCCATATAAGGGCATTTTTTTATCAAAATAGTAAGTATATACCCTTCCGCCAATACGTGATTCTTCTGCCTCAAATATTGTAATATCAGCTCCAGTCTTTCTAAGCTCAAATGCCGCTGACAATCCAGCCAGCCCGGCACCTATAATGCCCACTCTGATGCCCTTGAGACTTCCTGGGAATGCTATTGTTGTTATATCCTCCGGTGGTGACATGAGCCTTCTTATATATTCAAAGTCTTCAGGCCTCCCCCTCTGGTTTAATGCATATTGCTCCAGCATATGCCTCTCAAAACTGTTTGGATTATCAGGTTGTGGTGGGTAGAATGATGACATACTGTTCAAATTCATATTTATTAACCCCTTACTATAATTGGCTTGAGTTGAAAGTGTAGAATCTATCCTTATATAAATATGAATTTGGATCTCGAAAGATACTTTAATAAAGCATGTAAATTTAATATAAAATAGGAATGTGCTCTTTTTTATCTTGAGACCTCACAAATTACTCTATATAATACAGTTATGATATAATCTTATTAGCTTTATCAAGGGAGTGGTTCTCATTTATAAAATTCTAGGTATTTCAGGCAGCCCAAATAAAAACGGAAACACCGCTTACGCTGTACAATATGCTTTGAGTACACTTAAGAAACGAGGTTTTGAAAGCAGCTATATATCATTATCCCAAAAGGTAATACATCCCTGTATTGGCTGTTTCAAATGTGCCAGTGACCACAAGTGTTGGCAGCAGGACGATATGTTAGAAATAATAAATGCAATGTTATGGTGTGACGGGATTATTATTGGTTCACCGGTTTACTTCGGAATGGTAAGCGGACAGCTTAAGATCATGATGGACCGCTGCGTCGCTACAAGGGCTAATTATGGAGATACTCTCCCTATGACAGGAAAAATAGGTGGTGCAATAGCCTGTGCAAACTCACGAAACGGCGGACAGGAAACCACACTTCAAAACCTTCAAACCTTTATGCTACAGCTTAATTTTCAAGTAGTTAGTGACGGGCCATTTTATTGTCATAGCGGTGGGACCATAATGGGTGATGCCTCAAAAGATATATGGGGACTGGAGACTGTAAATAATCTGGCAAACAACTTGGGAAACTTGCTGTTAAAGAAAACATAATAGATATCCTTTATTCTATGTCAATCTATTGCTAAGTATTGACAAAGGTACTCAAGTTAAATATAATTAAATTATTAAGAGTTTAATTATGTTACAAAAATGATCGTATTCATTTCGAAGCAGTACTCAAATATTTTCTGTAAATGTTGATAAACCTTATATCACTTGAGGAGGATCGACAAAATCCAAGACCTGCATTATTCCCACATTTAATTTTTAACTGGTTTTCTATTTATAAAGCTTTTTTCAACATTAATGCTATCGGCTTTTATGTCTGCAAAAGTATTGCCAGCTGCATGTTATTTATCTTAATTATAATTTCAAATATTAATGCAATAATCTTAGCTTATATGGAGATTTTAAAAAACAAAGATCTGTATTACTTTATGTTGTATAACAATAAGTCGGCTATATTATAAGCTAAATGCTTATAGCTATAGTGACAGACTATTGATTATAAAATAACCTTAATTTAGTTTTAATGGTACTCCAAAAAGTACAAAGTTTATCAAATCTTAGGTAAGGAGGTTAAAATTTGCAAACTATAAAGTATAAGTAAGTGTGTATAGGGGGTAATTATTCATGAAATTAAAAAGACTTATGGCAGTTTTGCTTACCACATTATTGTTATTAGGTGGTTTATTCTCAAACGTTTCATTAGCTGCAACACCTGGTAGTATAAAAGTGTTTTATAGCAATAATGGAGCAAGTGCCAACTCGAACCAGATCTACGTTAACATCAAGCTTAGAAATGCATGGACAAGCGATATTGATCTTTCTAAGTTAACCATTAGGTATTACTTTACCAAGGACAACAATAAAGAACTGAAATATTATACTGACTACGTCAGCATAGGATCAGTTTCTACAGCATTCTATGATTTTTCACCGACAGCAAGTAAAGCTGATAAGTACATTGAAATAAAACCGTCTTCAGGAACTATTTCACCTGCCGGAGCACAATGGCCAAAACAATCTGAAGTTACTATCCAAGGTAGGATAGCAAAGAGTGATTGGACGAATTTTGACCAATCTAACGACTTCTCATACACCGGAGCCATATCACAGTATGTAGAAAACCCTTATATTGCTGTATTTGAATCAGGAACCCTAATTGCTGGTTCAGTACCAAATGGCAGTTCTGTATCAAATCCACCATCTCCGACAGCAACAAGAGTTCCAACACCTACTAAAGCTTCGGCTACTCCTACCAGATTTGTACCGACACCAACAAATTCAGTGCCTACACCCACTAATGCACCAGCTACTCCTACTAAAGCTTCGGCTACTCCTACTAAACCAACATCTTCACCATCTAGAGGCGAAGTATTTGTGACTCTTGACAAAACTACAGCTTCCGTTGGAAATGTCATCAAAGCAACATTAAGTGTTAAAGATTTCGACGTTGTAGCTGGTTATCAGGCAAATATTAAATATGATCCTGCAGTGTTGCAGCCCGTATACCTTGATGGAACTCCATATGATAGCTCTTCATCTCCAGATTACGGAACATTATTACAGAAGAGATACAGCGGTACAGATATGGCAGTTAACGATCTCACAAAAGGTATCCTTACCTTTGGAAGAACTTATATGGCACTGGATTCTTACAGGGCTTCAGGCGTAAAAGAAAATACAGGTTCATTGGCTGTTATTGGCTTTAAGGTATTAAAGGCTACAGCAACCAGGATTACTTTGGAGAATTCATCCAGCTTAACTAATCCGGTTTCCGGTACAATGGTGTTCGATTGGAGCGGCACACAATTAACAGGTTACACAGTAACCCAAGCTCCAGAAATTAACTCAGGTAGTTTACCATCAGCTACTCCTACCAAGGCACCTACACCTACTAAGGCATCCTCAACGCCTACTAAAGCACCTACACCAACACCTACAAAGATAGTTACATCACCTTCACAGGGCGAAGTTTATATGACAATTGACAAAACAACTGCTGCTGTTGGAGATATCATTAAAGCCACATTAAGTGTTAAAGACTTTGATGTGGTGGCCGGTTATCAGGCGAGCATCAAATTTGACCCAACAGTATTACAGCCTGTATATCTTGACGGAACTCCATATGATAATTCTTCATCCCCAGATTACGGAACATTATTGCAGAAGAGATATAGCGGTACAGATATGGCATCAAATGATCTTACTAAAGGTATCCTCACATTTGGAAGAACTTATATGTCATTGGATTCTTATAAAGCTTCAGGCTTAAAGGAAAACACAGGTTCATTGGCAGTTATTGGCTTTAAGGTCCTAAAGGTTGCTTCCACCAGAATTACTTTGGAAAATACCTCTAGCTTAACTAATCCGGTTTCCGGTACAATGGTGTTCGATTGGAATGGTACACAATTAGCAGGTTATACAGTAACTCAAGCACCAGTAATTAATTCCGGCAGTGTTCCTACACCAACACCTACTAAAGCTGCAACACCTACATTACCACCTATACCAACACCTACTAAGATAGTTACATCACCTTCACAGGGTGAAGTTTATATGACAATTGACAAAACAACCGCTGCTGTTGGTGATATAATTAAAGCAACATTAAACGTAAAAGAATTTGATTCGGTAGCAGGTTACCAGGTGAATGTCAAATATGATCCTACTGTATTACAGCCTGTATACTCTGATGGTACACCATATGATAATTCATCAGCTCCTGACTACGGAACTTTATTGCAGAAGAGATACAGCGGCACAGACCTGGCGTCAAATGACATCACAAAGGGCAGCCTTACATTTGGAAGAAGCTATATGAATATGGCAGCATACAAAAACTCAGGTGTAGCTGAAAACACTGGTTCACTAGCGGTTATAAACTTTAAGGTATTAAAGGTTGCTTCCACTAGGATTATATTGGAAAACGCATCAAGCTTAACTAATCCTGTTACCGGAACGATGGTATTTGACTGGGATGGCATTCAGCTGTCAGGTTACGCAGTAACTCAGGCACCTGCAATAAACTCCGGTACTGTTCCATCAGCAACTCCAACTAAAGCTGCAACACCTACCAAAGCACCTACACCTACACCAACCAAGCCAGCAACATCTCCTACAAAAGGTGAAGTTGCTCTGACAGTTGACAAAACAACTGCAACTGTTGGTACTATCATCCAAGCAACATTAAGCGTGAAAGAGTTTGATTCGGTAGCTGGGTATCAAGCTAATATCAAATATGATCCTACTGTATTACAGCCTGTATACCTTGACGGCACACCATATGATTCATCATCAGCTCCAGACTACGGAACATTATTGCAAAAGAGATACAGCGGAACAGATATGGCAATGAATGATCTTACAAAGGGTACTCTTACATTTGGAAGAACTTATATGAACATGTCTGCGTATAAAAACTCAGGTGTAGCTGAAAATACCGGTTCAATAGCAATAATTGGATTCAAAGTATTAAAAGTTACTCCGACCAGGATAACTTTAGAAAACTCACCAAGCCTGACAAATCCAGTTGTGGGAACGATGGTATTTGACTGGGACGGCCTACAGTTATCAAATTATGCAGTATCTCAGGCACTTGGAATCAACTAGATATTATAGCCTTATACTTGTATAACTTACCTCTCCTTCCTTGCAGGAATTAGTGAATGCAAGGGGGAGAGGTTTTACTTTTCTATAAGCAAGTAATTACTCTATTAGATTTTTCACATATTGTCCTTTCAGTACATACTATACGTAAGTCAGTTTAAAATGTTTATCTGTAATAAGTTAATATTTTTATCCGGCATATCATAGTCTGCATTATATTAAGGGTCCGCTTTTGTGGTGCTTTATATATTGTAGCAGCTATAAATACATGGTATAGTATTTATAGCAAATCGGAAGGATGATGAGCATGTATGATAACATTCTTGATACTATTGGCAACACACCACTGGTGAAGATAAGAAAATTAAACCCCAAACCTCATATTCCTTTGTATGCTAAACTTGAGGGTTTTAACCCAACTGGAAGCATCAAGGATCGTATAGCACTGAAAATGATTGAGCAGGCAGAAGAAAGCGGTATGCTGACCCACAAAAAAACAATAATAGAGCCTACCTCAGGAAACACAGGAATTGGTCTGGCCATGATAGGTGCAGTTAAAGGATATTCTGTAGAGATAGTCATGAGTGAGGCTGTTTCTGTTGAACGCCGCAAAATGATTGAGGCTTTTGGAGCAAAGATTATATTAACTGACGCTTCTCATGGGACCGATGGAGCAATCAGAAAAGCACATGAGCTTATTGCCCTGCATCCTGATAAATACTTTATGCCAAATCAGTTTTCCAATAAATACAATAAGATGGCACACTACCTTACTACCGCTAATGAAATCTGGGAGGCTACACAAGGAAAAGTCACTCATTTTGTATCTGCCCTTGGCACCTCAGGAACTATAATGGGAGTTGGAATGGGACTTAAAAGTAAAAACCCGGACATACAGATAATTGAAGCTCATCCTGTCCTGGGTCATTATATTCAAGGCCTTAAAAACATGCAGGAAGCTATTGTTCCTGAAATCTATGATCCTACAAAGATTGATCGAACTGTAATGATTGAATCTGAAGCAGCTTTTTCCATGTGCAGAGATATTGTCTTGCATGAAGGCATATTCGTTGGAATGAGCAGCGGAGCTGCCATGCTAGCTGCATTAGAATGCATCAATGAAATGAATGAGGGCTTTGTTGTTATGGTATTTGCCGATCGAGGTGAAAAATACTTAAGTACCGATTTATTTAATCAACCCATATAGTACCTGTATAGTCACATTTTTTACTGCTTTTTTGACTGGTGTAAAGCGATAGGACTTAAGGAATGATAAAATTTTCATATTTCATGATGGGGATTCTTTTTAACTGTTTCAAAAGCTTTAACGATTCTCTCATGAACCTCTGACCTGAACTTGATCAAGTAATCATTATTTTCACCTTTGTCTATAAAGTTTGAACAATAGTATGGTTTGGATTCATTGAGTACTATCGCAGCAACATCAGCCAAACAAATCCAGCAAACACAGAATTCTTTGCTTTGTTTATTCTTCGTGGTTTGAGCAAAATCATACAATTCCTGTAATACAATATTCTCAATAAGATTTTCCAGTCCTGCATTTGTATATAGATCATCCTTAAATTTTCTCATTATGATTAACTCCCATCAATATTTTTTATTTTGATTTGCATTGTTGGCATTTACATAATGAATATCGGAAAAATGCAAAGTCTGTTTTATAGCTTATTAGGTCTATTTTATAAATATAACTACCAACAATACACCAATCATGATCAAAAATCAGCTATAGAGTCGAGTTTTGCACCTAAAGCACACTTATTTATGTTATAGAAGTGTGCTTAATTTTGTTAAGAGATCCATAAATGGTGAGTACATTTTTATTTATTGCAAAACACTTTCCTATATTAATAATTTCCTAGACATGAACAATATCACCTGCGATTTTGCAACTGTTTTTTTACGCTAAGCTTGAAGAAGATTTAAAATTATGTAAATATATAAAGAGATAACTAATTTTAGGGGTGTATAAATTTTGAAAGAAGCATCATTTAAAATACTGATTGTAGATGACAATCCAAATAACCTCATTTCACTCAGAATGCTAATTGATGAATACATCAATGCTGAAGTGCTTGAAGCTGAATCGGGAGAAAGGGCTCTAGAGGTTTTATATACGCATCCGGTTGACATGGTTCTATTAGATATACAGATGGAAAAAATGGATGGCTTTGAGGTTGCCTCCTATATGAAAAAAAGAAAGAAAACTCAGGACATACCTATTGTATTTCTATCTGCAGCTTACATATCTGAGGAATTCAAAAAAAGGGGCTTTGAAATTGGAGCTGTGGATTATATAACGAAACCAATTGATGAATATCAATTAATCAACAGGATTAATGTATATCTAAAATTGATTGAAAAAGAACGTTCAATGAATATTATTTTAGAAAACAAAATAATTGAGCAGACCAAAGAACTTCTTAATCAAACTGAAGAATTAAAAAGGCAAACCGAGGAATTGCAAAAAGCCAAAGAAGAAGCAGTAGCTGCCAATGAAGCTAAAAGTATGTTTCTTGCAAACATAACCCATGAATTAAGAACGCCCTTAAATATTTTGCTAAGTTCAACTCAGTTAATAAACTACTATATAGACAGCAGTACAACTATTGAAAAGATAAAATTGAAAGAAAAAATAGATATGCAAACTCAAAATTGCAATAGGCTTCTGCGTTTGATAAACAATTTAATTGACATTACAAAAATAGATACAAGCAATTTTACTCTTTCCTATAACAAATGCAATATAGTGCAAATTATTGAGGCTATAACCATGTCAGTAGTGGATTATATAAATACTAAAGGAATAAATATAACCTTTGACACAGATGTGGAGGAAAAGTTCATATTATGCGATCTTGACGCAATTGAAAGAATCATTCTAAACCTTCTTTCCAATGCAATAAAATTTACCCCTAAAGGAGGAAGCATTTTTGTATTGATCAAAGAATACCCAAACCTGGTCAGAATATCCATAAAAGATACTGG from Pseudobacteroides sp. carries:
- a CDS encoding flavodoxin family protein — translated: MVLIYKILGISGSPNKNGNTAYAVQYALSTLKKRGFESSYISLSQKVIHPCIGCFKCASDHKCWQQDDMLEIINAMLWCDGIIIGSPVYFGMVSGQLKIMMDRCVATRANYGDTLPMTGKIGGAIACANSRNGGQETTLQNLQTFMLQLNFQVVSDGPFYCHSGGTIMGDASKDIWGLETVNNLANNLGNLLLKKT
- a CDS encoding hybrid sensor histidine kinase/response regulator, translated to MKEASFKILIVDDNPNNLISLRMLIDEYINAEVLEAESGERALEVLYTHPVDMVLLDIQMEKMDGFEVASYMKKRKKTQDIPIVFLSAAYISEEFKKRGFEIGAVDYITKPIDEYQLINRINVYLKLIEKERSMNIILENKIIEQTKELLNQTEELKRQTEELQKAKEEAVAANEAKSMFLANITHELRTPLNILLSSTQLINYYIDSSTTIEKIKLKEKIDMQTQNCNRLLRLINNLIDITKIDTSNFTLSYNKCNIVQIIEAITMSVVDYINTKGINITFDTDVEEKFILCDLDAIERIILNLLSNAIKFTPKGGSIFVLIKEYPNLVRISIKDTGIGIPENMVGVIFERFKQIDSLLTRQNEGSGIGLSLVKALVEMHGGQISVVSEYQSGSEFIIDLPTENICKSEEYSYNYPFQNESNVIRKIDIEFSDIYF
- a CDS encoding flavin monoamine oxidase family protein, with translation MNLNSMSSFYPPQPDNPNSFERHMLEQYALNQRGRPEDFEYIRRLMSPPEDITTIAFPGSLKGIRVGIIGAGLAGLSAAFELRKTGADITIFEAEESRIGGRVYTYYFDKKMPLYGELGSMRIPVSHETVWHYISLFKLPTRPFIQTNENALIYLKHTRVRNDAKGENVMKKIYPKYDLNEWEKRTPWQQLVYYGLERPLLYADAMKRSELLQVKPLYNDNILYWDCQSNRTIMEAAALSQGAINLISNLSPLAGQNLYNSYIDIAQANYPANLSFLYEIPGGTAKLPYAFLNSLISNNPSGDYPKIPVNYLGKVKVRLGNWITGIYKVPESGRVSLAYRNKGNRKDSYENFDYVICAIPFSTLRSVDINPLFSSIKMQAIKEVNYIDAMKSLVLCRRRFWEEGEEDEQIIGGGSYTDLPITSIWYPADHAQYCKKQMIMNYGSYPYTKLCLSMQNQKNLVSLPGVLIASYNYNMDAVRLGNMRPDLRIEEVKREVEMVHGLQKGYLDNIVLDSKTLDWNSHPWARGALCFFTPEQKRLFSYGMALPEYDNRVFMAGDHISAVHRWMQGALQSGMKAANDLAFACIKNNTNNTINT
- a CDS encoding cysteine synthase family protein, with the protein product MYDNILDTIGNTPLVKIRKLNPKPHIPLYAKLEGFNPTGSIKDRIALKMIEQAEESGMLTHKKTIIEPTSGNTGIGLAMIGAVKGYSVEIVMSEAVSVERRKMIEAFGAKIILTDASHGTDGAIRKAHELIALHPDKYFMPNQFSNKYNKMAHYLTTANEIWEATQGKVTHFVSALGTSGTIMGVGMGLKSKNPDIQIIEAHPVLGHYIQGLKNMQEAIVPEIYDPTKIDRTVMIESEAAFSMCRDIVLHEGIFVGMSSGAAMLAALECINEMNEGFVVMVFADRGEKYLSTDLFNQPI
- a CDS encoding late competence development ComFB family protein; translation: MRKFKDDLYTNAGLENLIENIVLQELYDFAQTTKNKQSKEFCVCWICLADVAAIVLNESKPYYCSNFIDKGENNDYLIKFRSEVHERIVKAFETVKKNPHHEI
- a CDS encoding cohesin domain-containing protein; translated protein: MKLKRLMAVLLTTLLLLGGLFSNVSLAATPGSIKVFYSNNGASANSNQIYVNIKLRNAWTSDIDLSKLTIRYYFTKDNNKELKYYTDYVSIGSVSTAFYDFSPTASKADKYIEIKPSSGTISPAGAQWPKQSEVTIQGRIAKSDWTNFDQSNDFSYTGAISQYVENPYIAVFESGTLIAGSVPNGSSVSNPPSPTATRVPTPTKASATPTRFVPTPTNSVPTPTNAPATPTKASATPTKPTSSPSRGEVFVTLDKTTASVGNVIKATLSVKDFDVVAGYQANIKYDPAVLQPVYLDGTPYDSSSSPDYGTLLQKRYSGTDMAVNDLTKGILTFGRTYMALDSYRASGVKENTGSLAVIGFKVLKATATRITLENSSSLTNPVSGTMVFDWSGTQLTGYTVTQAPEINSGSLPSATPTKAPTPTKASSTPTKAPTPTPTKIVTSPSQGEVYMTIDKTTAAVGDIIKATLSVKDFDVVAGYQASIKFDPTVLQPVYLDGTPYDNSSSPDYGTLLQKRYSGTDMASNDLTKGILTFGRTYMSLDSYKASGLKENTGSLAVIGFKVLKVASTRITLENTSSLTNPVSGTMVFDWNGTQLAGYTVTQAPVINSGSVPTPTPTKAATPTLPPIPTPTKIVTSPSQGEVYMTIDKTTAAVGDIIKATLNVKEFDSVAGYQVNVKYDPTVLQPVYSDGTPYDNSSAPDYGTLLQKRYSGTDLASNDITKGSLTFGRSYMNMAAYKNSGVAENTGSLAVINFKVLKVASTRIILENASSLTNPVTGTMVFDWDGIQLSGYAVTQAPAINSGTVPSATPTKAATPTKAPTPTPTKPATSPTKGEVALTVDKTTATVGTIIQATLSVKEFDSVAGYQANIKYDPTVLQPVYLDGTPYDSSSAPDYGTLLQKRYSGTDMAMNDLTKGTLTFGRTYMNMSAYKNSGVAENTGSIAIIGFKVLKVTPTRITLENSPSLTNPVVGTMVFDWDGLQLSNYAVSQALGIN
- a CDS encoding U32 family peptidase translates to MKYFCMPSDFKNETIDEYCEINNKYGDSKIIEIYGQLAPDTVFGSCRAPKGLPVVDRGKLEDYVKYCNENGIQFNYVINATCMSNEEISKSGFKRVKDFFEMLDGIGISWVTISLPSLMEIAKYTAPNLKIKASTVSQINSPHKAEYYEKLGIKRIVLDEDIYRDFNTLKSIRKVYTGDLEIIINSFCVNDCPFKMFHYNSFSHSHTNRDECSYFSSRCQYIHIGPESYMKLNWIRPEDIHYYYDIGINYFKIQGRTNVYSGSPSKAVSHYIEEHYDGNLISLLELFSSSKPLTIAGCKIDNSKLDGFLKKFVDDPCFCTKVCNECNYCKGFAEKSISKSDIAILDIMDLMKEATKDIFIEQLSKPD